In Lactobacillus xylocopicola, the genomic stretch TATCTGAATCATATGTACCACTTGAGACAAAATATCAAATTGTTCAAATTATAAAGAAACAAGATATAAAAGAGATAGATAGAATCACAACAAATAAAAAAACAAAAAATTTTTTGATAGGTCTTAAGAATAATGGAAATCATATAGAAGTTGCTGGATTTCAGGGAGGTTCAAAAGAAGTTGGATATTATCCGACGAATATAAATGGTAAAAACGTAGGTGTATATACCAAAAAAGTAAATTTTATTTGGTGGAAAATAGAATATATTAATAAAGAAGAAAAATAAATAGGTTAGTGAAAAGAGTTTATCGTTTCAAGGTAGATTAGTTTTATTTTGAAATTTAGATATTATATATGAGAGGGTATACATTATGAAGAAGAACAAGTTAATCAAATACAGCTTAGGCTTAGTGGCGACAATTTTATTCGTGGTTAGCGGAATTCCACCAGCTTAGGCTGCTAATAGCAACACAAATACTAATGCCGTCAATTACAGTTATTCAGGTAAAACGCATAAAATCAGCTTTAGCGGTAATGCATCTGGCTTTAAAAATTTGACGGTTAAGTATGACGGCAAGACGGTCAAAGCGGCAAAAATAAAGGGAAACGGCAAGTTTAAAGTAACCGTGCCTTTTAAAGGCTACAAGACCTTTAAACTTTATGGTGACAAGCAATTGCTTAAAACCATTTCAGCAAAGAAATATGCGTCTAAGAAGCCAAACATTGATTTTTACCGGCAGACTAGCCAAGAACAAAAGATTCAGTTCTATGCCAAAAAAGGGGATATTGTGACAATCTGGAAGAATGGCAAGGCGATTCAACGACGTCGCGTAGCTAAATCAAGTTATGTGGCAATGAAAGTAGCTAATACTAATTTTTAAGATAATGCCAAAGTAATGGTTACCAGGCATACCCCAGGAAAGAAAACGAGTAAAGGCGTAGAGTTACAAAAGCTTAAGGACAATAGAACAATTCATAGAAACTAGTTAATTGCACAAATTAGTCACTCAATAAATAATATTGAAGAGCGAGCCTTTGGCTCGCTTTTTGTGCAAATTGATAAGTCTGGTGGAAGCATATAACAATTGTTGACGTAAATTATGTTAGATGACAAGCTTATAATGTTATTTTTAAAGTAATAATAATTAAAAAATAATGGAGAATAGCATGAAGCAGAACAAGATGATTAAATTCAATATCGGAGCAATGGCCGCTATTTTATTGCTAGTTAGCGGAGTGTCGCCTGCCTTGGCAGCTAAACATAGGCCTAGTCTACGTAATGATTATGTTAGTATTATGATGGGTATTAAGCGGCTTAACTATAGCTACTCTAGCAAAACACATAAAATCACCTTTAGTGGAATAGCTGATGGTTATGACAAGCTAACCATTAAGTATGATGATAAAACCGTCAAAAAGATTAAACTCAAAGATAATACCAACAAGTTCAAAGTGACGATACCATTCAAGGGTTATAAGACTTTTAAATTATATGGTGACGATGAATTATTAGGCAAAACCGTTTCGGCTGGACAATATGCCTCTAAGGCGCCAGCTATAGACCTTGATAGCGATACCGAGCAATATCTATACTTTGATGTCAGGGCTAAAAAAGGTGATCTTATTACTATCTGGAGAAATGGTAAGCCAATTAAGCGCCGGCATGTAAATAAATCAGGTTATGCATCCATGAAAGTCGCCAATACTAAGTTTGCTGGCAAGGCTAAGGTAATGGTTACTAAGCACAGTCCTGGTAAGAAAACAAGCAAGGGTGTAGAACTGAGGAAGAAGCCTGCAAGTTCAGAAATCAATGATAACTAAAACTGGCAACAAGGATAAACACTAGATAAAACAGTGTAGAAATAAAAAGGCGGGCATAGGTCCGTCTTTTTGAGTGACAAAAATTAAAATTAGTTATAATGTTGACAATAAAATTTTAATATAATATCATTATATCTAAAGCTGATTATTATATAGTTAATTATTGCCTCTTCGAGAAGGGATGTGCACACGCCGATGAATTTAAATAAAGCTTTTAAAGTTGGTAGTAGTCTATATTTGCTTCTATTTTTGCTTGACTATCTTATTGAGCTATTTAGTATTAGCAGTTCTACTGTAAAGACCGCTTTATTGGGGTTAAAGATAACGATGAAGATGAGCCCAGCTACGCTAGATACGGTCTTTTCGTTAACCTGGCAAGTATTACTTACCTATTTAATTTTTATGATCATTTTCTTCACTATTACTTATCTCTTCCAAAAGACGAAAAGGAAACGTGTCATGCCGTAAGCAGCAGTGGCGTTTAAGTCTGTTATTCAAGCTCCAATCGGAGCCTGAATAACGGGCTTTTTGTTTGAGAAAAAATTTGATATTTGCTGAATGGTATAGCGCGCCGGGTGATTCGAAAATGCGGCTGGCGCTGAGCTTTTTGCGTAAGGATAGTTTAGCAGGTGAACATCTTGGGCTTGATCTTGGGCTTTCTACTCATGAACTGGTAAACTTATTGTTTGAGCAAAAAAGCTAGAATTTGTGTGCTGACAAGATGAGGAGCAATTATGGAAAAAGCTTATTTAAATACTTCAATTGGTAAAATCGAATACACGATAAGGTCAGGTAATCCGCTGATTGTTTTTTTGAATAGCTTTGGCAGTTTTGATACTGCGCAGAGTTTTTCGCGAGTGATCAAGGAATTGCCCGAGCATTTTGGTATATTTGCCCCTGATTATTTAAATACCGGCTTTAGTGGCAAGTCAACCGCACCCTACACCCTGTCTAATGAAGCGGCTGAACTTGCCAAAATAATTAATGGACTTAATGCTGAAGCGGTGATTGTGGTGGCACACAGCATTGGCGGTGTTTATGCCCTTCAGATGAGTAAACAAATTGACCGTCTGCGTGCCTTCGTTGGAATTGAGCCAACGACACGGGAAATTTTTCTGAATCCGCCACAAGAAGCGGCTTACCTTAAAAAGGAGCGGGAAGCAGAAGATAGCGAGGAAATTATTTATTGCAAAATAACGGACCTGTTTTCAGCGGAAGAAGCCGAGGAATTTTGGCAAACTACCGCTGAAAATAGTGATAAGTTTGACGAAACAGCTAACCAAAATGCCGTAAATGCGATGCAAATGGACCGATTTTGGCAGGATAGCAATCGACTGGATGATAGTATTCCAGCAATCATTGTCACAGAGAGTTACCGCCAAGAAGAGTATGAGCGGTCAGAGTATTTCAACCACAATGCTGGTTCTAAGGTAGTTGCATTGGGTTCATTTCACTATATTCAGTGGGAGTACCCCGAAGAAATCCGCAAGCTCATCGTTAGTTTATAGGTGAGGGTTGCAGGAACGGTAAGAAGCTTGTTAATATCCTAGAATTGAAGTGCCTCATCATAATTAGACCGTCTGCTAATTATGGCGGGGCATTTTTTGCTTAGGTTTCAGTACTGACGCTTACTGCCCAATAATTACCGGGTTTTCATGAAACACGTTTCAAAAAATTGTTGACTTTATGAAACAAAATGCTAATATTAAAATGCAAGCGATTGCATCTAACTGCAATTATCAAAGTATAGTAGGAGTGTTTATATGGCAAAGGAAAACAGTTTTCTTACCGAGAAGCTCGTTCCGTTTTTTAATAAGGTTTCCAGTGCTAAGCACATGGTAGCGTTACGAGACGGAATGACCGCAGCGGTTCCAATGATTATTATCGGTTCGATTTTTATGATCATTGGTCAATTCCCAGTCCAGGGGTATCTGGACTTTATGGCTCATCTTTTTGGGCCTAACTGGTCCAATGTGGTGCAGTATATCACCAATGCCTCATTCAACATCATGGGGCTGGTAGCGGTAGCTGGTATCTCTTATAGTATGGCTAAAAATTACAAGGGGATAGATCCCTTTTCAGCGATGATTGTGTCGATAGCAGCTTTCATCCTAACCATTCCAATGCAAGTAGGAAAAGATGGCGGCCTATTAATCCCCTTGAAGCAGTTTGATTCATCGGGTTTGTTTACCGCACTGTTAGTTGGGCTGTTTGTGACCGATTTGTATGTTTGGCTCATGCACAAAAACTTGGTTTTTAAGATGCCAGACACGGTGCCACCAGCTGTCAGCAACTCTTTTGCAGCGCTTTTTCCAGGGGCAATCTCACTGTTTGTGGTGTGGTTAATTAGAGTTGGGGTTGAAGCAACGCCAATGAAGAGTATCCCTAACGTCATTACCTTCTTCTTGCAAGCACCGATGAGTAAGGTAACCAATACCTTGGGTGGTGCGATTGTAATTGAGTTGGTAATATGTGTGCTTTGGTTCTTTGGGATCCATGGTGCTAACGCAATTTCGGGTATTATTGACCCGGTGTTGTACACCGCGTTGGCAGCTAATGCCACTGCTTTTAAAGCACATGAGGCGCTGCCTAATATTATTACCAAAACCTTCTTTGACAACTTTGTCCGGATTGGTGGTTGTGGTGCTACCTTGGGCTTTGTTATTCTGATGACTTTCTTTGCTAAAGATAAGGAAATGAAGGCCTTGGGAAAATTATCAATTGCTCCATCGATCTTCAATATTAACGAGCCAGTTGTGTTTGGGGTACCGATTGTTTTAAACTATCAAATCATTATTCCATTTATTTTAGCGCCCATGGCCAACATTATTGCAACGTATATTGCCATGAAGATGGGTTGGGTTGCCAAAACTATCGGAATTTACCCACCGTGGACGACTCCGCCAATCCTTTCCGGAATTATTTCTACGGGTCATATCTCAGGCGGTATAATGCAATTGTTTAACATTGTAATGGACACGTTGATTTACTTCGGCTTCTTTAAGAGCATGGATCGTGCTAAACTAAAGGCAGAACAGGAAGCAGAAAAAGCAGCGTAAAATTACCATGCTGGACCGGGGAATAAGTGATGCAAGCAAGGCAGAAATTAACGGCAACACAGTTACGGATCTATAATTACATTGTTGCTAACAAAGAACAGGTTAAGGAAATCACCTTACGCAAGTTAGCCAGTGTTTTACAGGTCTCACCAGCGTCAATTGTCCGTACTCTGCAGGCCTTGGGTTATGAGCATTACTATCATTTACAAAATCAAATTAAAGAGGAACTTAGTCGAAATAAGGTAGTTGATGATATCACTTACCAGGCCCAGTATTACTTCTCGCAGGAATTCTTGGCTGATTACGATGCCAAAATTGCTCGCTTTAAGAAAATTGCCGTAAAAACTAACGACTTCGTCTTCTTTGGCATTGGCACGTCAGGTGACTTATGTGATTATGGCGCTCGGCAGTTTGTTAATAATGGACGTAACGCATTTGCAATTGATGATCCATATTATCCGGTTGAATTAAGCCGCGATTCCTATCAGGGTAAAACGGTAATTGTTTTATCCGTTAGTGGTGAAGGGCAGCCAACCATTGATCAAGTGAAGCATTTTCGTAAGTTAGGCGCAACGATTGTCAGTATTACTAACAATGAGGACAACACAATTGCCTGCTTATCGGACTTGAACTTTGCTTATCATTTAGAATTTAAGATTATTGGTCAAACTATCAACTTAACTACGCAAGTTCCGGTTGTCTACCTGCTTGAGCGCTTATCGCGCGCGTTGCAAGCTAAGTAAAGCAGCATTAATCTAGTCCCGATTGAGCTCTAAAAAAGTAAAACTAACCAAAAATCCACTAAGTCTGTTATTCAGCTTCAAGAGAGCTTGAATAACAGACTTTTTGCTTGCGATCAAATGATTAAAGGTGGTCAAACTTGATCAATGAATATAAAAAAATCTTGCTTTTAAAATTTTTTTAAGTAAAATATGAAACAAACTACATGAAGCATACTTCAGTAAAGGCGGAGGTGGGATTATTAACAATCTGGTTAAAAAGCAGCGAACTGAGCTGGGCTGGACACAGCGCGAACTCGCTGAAAAGGCTGGCGTAACTGAGCGCACCATCATTTCGGTCGAACAAGGTAAGTATAAGCCCTCAATTCTTCTGGCCTATAAGTTGGCGCAAGTTTTTGCGACTGATATCGAAACGTTATTTTGTTTAAAGGAGTACTTCGAAAATGACGAAGAATAGAAAGAGAAAACTGAAATATTATGCCGAAACTGTATTCTTTATGATCCTTACTGCAGGTAAGGTATTTAGGATCAGTCAGCACCTGCTCAAGCACCTTGGTTGGGAATATATTGTTAAGGACCTAGTTTGGCTTGTTTTGTGTCTGGTGGTGACGGTGGGGACCTACTATAATGCCAAAGACGTGGGCACCAGTGAGGACCTTGATGCTGATGAGCGTTACAAGTACTTGAACATGAAGACAGATCAGCAAGTACTCAAAATTATCAATGTGCTGTTATTCGTTCTAGGTTACGGTTTCCTGATGTGGAGTGTCATTTTATACCAACAGGTGGGGCAGGCTGAATTGAAGTTCATCCTGCTGGTGATTGGGATAGTGCTAGTAACGCTTTGGAATTTATTAATTATTGCTGAAATAGTGCTCTTTTTCGTTAATGACTACCGCAATTAAGGGTCCAGCACCTTAAAGAGAGTGTAAGCATTTATTTTATTAGTTATTTACGTTATAGTATTTACATAGCCAAAGAGGGAGATGCATGATGAAGATTAAGTTCAAAAAAACGCTAAAAATAATTATCGCTGTTTTGTCATTAATTACGGTAACGGTAAGCACGGCGCCTACGGTAGTCAGTCCGGCCATGACTCAGGCAAAAACAAGTCATGCCAAGGTCCACAAGCACAAGAAGGCAAAAAAGAAAAAATCTAGCTACCTGGTGGTTAAAACGGTTAAAGACTTTAAGCCGGGTTACAAATACACTTATAGCTTTAAAAAGAATGCCTATATTGGGCGTAAAATTAAAAATTACCGTCCGGTTAACCAAGTACCTAAAGTTCAAAAGGCCAACTCTAATTATCCAGTTCCGACGGTCAAAAATTTTACTGCCAAGCTCTTAAATAAGTATCATGTTAAGGGCTTTCGTTGGCCGCAGACCAAGATTACTTACAATGATAGTGCATTAAGTGCTAAACAACAGCAACTAACCGCGGTAGCGATTAAACAAATCAATAAATTAAAAATTGTGAAGTTGACTAGGAGCACCGGTAAAGCCAATATTACCTTTGAACTAGGAACTACTACGGAAAATAAGTTGGGTTCCACTGAAGTTGAGTATGCCTATAAATATAAAAATATCGGCTTGATTGATCAAGCCGATATCACGATCTATAATGGCAATATTACTGCCAATAGTAACTATGATCTGTTATTCAATTATGTTGTTTTACATGAAGTGGGTCATGCATTAGGATTAGATCATAATGAATATGATAAGCATGAAATTATGGCGCCAAGTGTAAATGACAGTGAGATTACTACCAATGACAACCTTCACCCCGTTGTTGATCAAGATTATATCAATGCCTTGGCCGTCCTCTACCAAAATTAAAGCGCTAAGCAAGCTACTTTGCTAGCGGGTAAAAACTAACTAAAACAAAACCACTATGCTATTTTTAGAATAGTGGTTTTTACTAACCAACTTTTTGATGATAACTTCAGCAACCTAAAAGCCCTGGATTTGGTTAAACGGCCAGTAACGTAACTTAACTTGGCCAATTATTTCACTGCGTTTGACGAAGCCGAAGCGCCTTGAGTCACTTGATACATCACGGTGGTCACCCATGACAAAGTAGTGGCCCTGGGGAACATGCTTGCGTTTGGTAGAAATCCATGATCCAATATTAAAGTTATTAGTATAAGGGTTGCGGGGATCGGTATGCTTCTTCTTGTAGGAATTGTTCAGAAACGGCTGGGCCATCTTCTTGCCGTTAATGTACATTTGATCGTTTTTAGATTCAACCGTGTCACCGGGTAGGCCGATAATTCGTTTAATATATAAAGCACCAGGATCATTGGCCTTTTTGGGTGCCTTCAAGATAACGATGTCGTCGCGTCGGGGTTCGAAGTTTCGGACAGAAATTAAGCGGTCGCCATCTTCGAAGGTGGGCTGCATGGACGGACCGGAAACTCTATCATTGGAAAGAACGAAATTGAATAAGAGGTAGTAACCCCCCAAAATCACGACCATCATGACCACAATATCGAGGATAAATTTGCCTAAGCTTTCCTCTTGTTGGCTGTTTTGCTTGTTTTTTGAATTGGACATCTTGTTTCCCCTTTAACTGAGTTACCTACATTATAAATATTTTTTGCACTTTTTGCACAATTTGTGACAAAAATTCTCTTTAAGGACATCAATCAACTTGGTAGATTTACAGGTCACGACGTGTTGGATATAATTTGGAGTGGAGGACAATAATGAAAAAACTATTTTTAACGTCTTATTTTGCCGGAACGGTAGACCAATTTAAGCAGTTTATTAAGACGAACCAGATCAGTGCAAAAGAGGTAACTTTCATTACCACTGCTGGCAACGTTGAAGATTATACTGGTTATATCGATGAGGGACGCCAAGCTCTCCAAGACCTGGGTTTTCAAGTAAATGATCTAGATATTGCTAGCACCGCAACCGCAAGTGTAACCCAAGCAATTGCGGCAGCTGAAATACTGTTTATCACAGGAGGTAATACTTTCTATCTTTTGCAAGAATTAAAGCGCCAAGACTTACTAGGACTGATTAGTGCAAGAATTAAGGCCGGTATCCCTTATGTGGGTGAATCTGCTGGTGCAATCGTGCTGGCGCCGACTATTACCTATAACAAAATGATGGATGATGCCACGGTTGCGCCGGCTTTAACTGATGATCGTGGCTTTGCGTTAACCGATTTTTATCCTTTGCCGCACCAGGGCGAGGAGCCCTTTAAGGAAGCAGTCGAAGAAATCATTGCGACTTATCAAGATCAGTTGAAGCTATTGCCCATCAATAATAGCCAAGCGATTATGGTTAATGGTGACAGTTATCAAATTATTTAGGCAGCCATAACCATTAGATAATTATAGGGGGATAATACGGTGAAGCAGAATAGGTGGCAGATTGTAAATGCTGTAATGGTGATTATTTTTGCAATTTTGGCCCTAGTAATTTGGTTTAGGAAATATGACGGAAGTGGAGCTGTTAATACCATAGGAGTCAAACTAAGCTCGTTGGCGGTACTGGGTATATTCTTGCTTTTGGTTCTAGTAGTGGAGTTGGTGGTCTATTGGCTGACGAAGAAATAAGCTAAGCGGACTCGAAGTTAATTTAAAAATGACTAATAAAATAGCGCGCCGCAGGGTGCGTTTTTTAGATGATTTTTTTGCAAAAAACTCTTGACTTAGAGTTAACTATAAAGAATATGCTTAGTAATAATCTTGAAAGGAGCTAAAGCAGGATGGTGCAGGAATATAAAATTAGTGAATTCTCTCATTTAGTCGGGCTTTCTCCATATACGCTGCGGTACTACGAGCGTGAAAACTTAATCATTCCCCACCGTTATGACAATGGTCAGCGCTATTACACTGATCATGACATCCGGTGGGTGGGTTTCTTGTTGCACCTGAAGGGATGCGGCATGAGTATGAATGAGATTAAGGAATACGTCACCTTGCGTAGCCAGGGTGATGAGACGATCCCCCAACGGCAGGCGCTGTTGCAAAAGGTTAAGGCGAACAGCCTGTCTAAGATAGCAGAAATGCAGTTTCACCTGAAAATTTTATCTCACAAGATTGATTGGTATGATGGTAAGTTAAACAATCACGATGAGGGCGACTTTGCCGCATATCTGAGTAGATTTGAGGAGGAAGACAAAAATGAAAAATGAAGAAGTTAAGCAGGGGATTATTTTCCCATTTGGTCAGGAAAATGTGGCCTATGCAGAGGATTTTATTGGTAAAAGCTATCTGGCAAGCCTGGTAAATGATCCCGAACTTAATGTGGGCGTTAGCAACGTGACCTTTGAACCAGGTTGCCGCAATAATTGGCATCAGCACCACGAGGGCTTTCAAATTTTGTTAATTACCGGTGGTGAGGGCTGGTATCAAGAATTTGGCCAGCCAGCGCGTTTGTTGCATCCAGGGGATGTGGTGGTTGTGCACAATGATGTGAAACACTGGCACGGAGCAACCAAGGATAGTTGGTTCTCCCACCTGGCTATTACAGCTGGCACACCAGTGTGGCTTGAACCGGTGGCAGATGAAGAATACGAAAAAGTTGAACAAGGAGCAGAATAATGAAAAAACAAACAGCCGGTCGCGATAATTTGGGTGATTTTGCTCCAAAATTTGCGGAATTAAATGATGATGTGCTATTTGGGGAAGTTTGGGCGCGTGAAGATAAGCTATCTGCTCGCGACCGTAGTCTAATTACGGTTGCAAGCTTGATGACGCAAGGTGTGCCCCAACTTGAGGCCCATCTGAAGATTGCCAAGACCAACGGTGTCACCAAGGAAGAAATAGTGGAGTTGATTACTCACCTAGCTTTTTATACTGGCTGGCCCAAAGCCTGGTCAGCGATGAATTATGCTAAGGAAATTTTTGGAGATTAGCAAGTTCTGGGTTAGGTAGTGGTACTAGCTCGGGTAAATATTATTAGAAAGGGCGGGGCAAGATGGAGCGCAGTAAAGTCATCGTGCATATGTATGTTTCAATTGACGGCAAGATAGATGGACCGCATAGTAGTAACTTGTCGGGGGCATATTATGCGGATGAGTTGTTTAACTTAAGCAATGCCGATGGAAATGGGCGCAAGACAATTCAAATGTATGCGGCTAGCGGTCATGCAGACCTAAGTAAATATGCTACCGCCAGAATTGAATATGAGGATTGGATTCCTGAAATTGAATCTGCAACTTGGTCCGTTGCCTTTGATCGCAAGGGTAAATGCCTCTGGACAAACAATTACTTTGAATATAACCAGCATAAAATGCATGCTATCGAAGTGGTGACTAAGCAGGCATCTAAAGCATATCTGGCCTTTTTGCAAGCCATGAATATCCCATACATCATTGGCGGTGAAGAAGACTTTGATTTAAATGAAGTACTAGTTAAATTAAAAAAATACTTTGCTATTAATACTTTAGCAGTCTGTGGCGGCGCCATTATTGACGGCCTCTTTTTGAAACAACAGTTAGTCGATGAAATTTCACTAGTTATAGCGCCACATGTTAATGGTAATCCCAATGAAAAGTCAGCTTTTGATACTTTAGGCGAATATGTTTCTGACACTTTTGCAATTAAAGCGGTTAAGAAACTGACAGACGGCGGAGTTCATTTAATATTTAAACGACAATAAAGCCCCAATAGCGCTCAGCTGATTACGAAAGTCTGTTATTCCCAATAAGGAAGGACAGGCTTTTTAACTGCTCAATGAAAAACCCGTTTCCAGTTTTAGGGAAACAGGTTTTTGATTATCTAAGTAATAGCGCGATGGCTTCATAGGCTTGCAAGTTGATGGCTGCTGGCACCTGGCGGAGCTCCTGCTTGTAGTTGCTAATTAAGACTTCGGCTGCTTGGCCCTGATATTGCTGAGGTAACTGGTAGGCAACGGGATTAGCATAAAAGTTATTAATTACCAAGAGCGTTTGTCCGCTGTATTGCCGGCAATAGGCAAAGACCTGAGGATGGTCCAGATCAAGCGGAGAGTAGCTGCCGTAAGCGATAATCGGATAGTGCTTGCGCAAATGAATCAACTTTTGATAATACGGAAAGATCTCGCCATGATCCAGCTCGGCTGCCACATTAATTTGTGCCTGATTTTT encodes the following:
- a CDS encoding dihydrofolate reductase family protein is translated as MERSKVIVHMYVSIDGKIDGPHSSNLSGAYYADELFNLSNADGNGRKTIQMYAASGHADLSKYATARIEYEDWIPEIESATWSVAFDRKGKCLWTNNYFEYNQHKMHAIEVVTKQASKAYLAFLQAMNIPYIIGGEEDFDLNEVLVKLKKYFAINTLAVCGGAIIDGLFLKQQLVDEISLVIAPHVNGNPNEKSAFDTLGEYVSDTFAIKAVKKLTDGGVHLIFKRQ
- a CDS encoding Type 1 glutamine amidotransferase-like domain-containing protein, which gives rise to MKKLFLTSYFAGTVDQFKQFIKTNQISAKEVTFITTAGNVEDYTGYIDEGRQALQDLGFQVNDLDIASTATASVTQAIAAAEILFITGGNTFYLLQELKRQDLLGLISARIKAGIPYVGESAGAIVLAPTITYNKMMDDATVAPALTDDRGFALTDFYPLPHQGEEPFKEAVEEIIATYQDQLKLLPINNSQAIMVNGDSYQII
- a CDS encoding matrixin family metalloprotease, with product MMKIKFKKTLKIIIAVLSLITVTVSTAPTVVSPAMTQAKTSHAKVHKHKKAKKKKSSYLVVKTVKDFKPGYKYTYSFKKNAYIGRKIKNYRPVNQVPKVQKANSNYPVPTVKNFTAKLLNKYHVKGFRWPQTKITYNDSALSAKQQQLTAVAIKQINKLKIVKLTRSTGKANITFELGTTTENKLGSTEVEYAYKYKNIGLIDQADITIYNGNITANSNYDLLFNYVVLHEVGHALGLDHNEYDKHEIMAPSVNDSEITTNDNLHPVVDQDYINALAVLYQN
- a CDS encoding MurR/RpiR family transcriptional regulator — protein: MQARQKLTATQLRIYNYIVANKEQVKEITLRKLASVLQVSPASIVRTLQALGYEHYYHLQNQIKEELSRNKVVDDITYQAQYYFSQEFLADYDAKIARFKKIAVKTNDFVFFGIGTSGDLCDYGARQFVNNGRNAFAIDDPYYPVELSRDSYQGKTVIVLSVSGEGQPTIDQVKHFRKLGATIVSITNNEDNTIACLSDLNFAYHLEFKIIGQTINLTTQVPVVYLLERLSRALQAK
- a CDS encoding carboxymuconolactone decarboxylase family protein produces the protein MKKQTAGRDNLGDFAPKFAELNDDVLFGEVWAREDKLSARDRSLITVASLMTQGVPQLEAHLKIAKTNGVTKEEIVELITHLAFYTGWPKAWSAMNYAKEIFGD
- a CDS encoding alpha-glucosidase C-terminal domain-containing protein, translating into MAAELDHGEIFPYYQKLIHLRKHYPIIAYGSYSPLDLDHPQVFAYCRQYSGQTLLVINNFYANPVAYQLPQQYQGQAAEVLISNYKQELRQVPAAINLQAYEAIALLLR
- a CDS encoding alpha/beta fold hydrolase — its product is MEKAYLNTSIGKIEYTIRSGNPLIVFLNSFGSFDTAQSFSRVIKELPEHFGIFAPDYLNTGFSGKSTAPYTLSNEAAELAKIINGLNAEAVIVVAHSIGGVYALQMSKQIDRLRAFVGIEPTTREIFLNPPQEAAYLKKEREAEDSEEIIYCKITDLFSAEEAEEFWQTTAENSDKFDETANQNAVNAMQMDRFWQDSNRLDDSIPAIIVTESYRQEEYERSEYFNHNAGSKVVALGSFHYIQWEYPEEIRKLIVSL
- a CDS encoding DUF3923 family protein — protein: MKQNRWQIVNAVMVIIFAILALVIWFRKYDGSGAVNTIGVKLSSLAVLGIFLLLVLVVELVVYWLTKK
- the celB gene encoding PTS cellobiose transporter subunit IIC, with protein sequence MAKENSFLTEKLVPFFNKVSSAKHMVALRDGMTAAVPMIIIGSIFMIIGQFPVQGYLDFMAHLFGPNWSNVVQYITNASFNIMGLVAVAGISYSMAKNYKGIDPFSAMIVSIAAFILTIPMQVGKDGGLLIPLKQFDSSGLFTALLVGLFVTDLYVWLMHKNLVFKMPDTVPPAVSNSFAALFPGAISLFVVWLIRVGVEATPMKSIPNVITFFLQAPMSKVTNTLGGAIVIELVICVLWFFGIHGANAISGIIDPVLYTALAANATAFKAHEALPNIITKTFFDNFVRIGGCGATLGFVILMTFFAKDKEMKALGKLSIAPSIFNINEPVVFGVPIVLNYQIIIPFILAPMANIIATYIAMKMGWVAKTIGIYPPWTTPPILSGIISTGHISGGIMQLFNIVMDTLIYFGFFKSMDRAKLKAEQEAEKAA
- a CDS encoding helix-turn-helix transcriptional regulator, whose product is MGWTQRELAEKAGVTERTIISVEQGKYKPSILLAYKLAQVFATDIETLFCLKEYFENDEE
- the lepB gene encoding signal peptidase I is translated as MSNSKNKQNSQQEESLGKFILDIVVMMVVILGGYYLLFNFVLSNDRVSGPSMQPTFEDGDRLISVRNFEPRRDDIVILKAPKKANDPGALYIKRIIGLPGDTVESKNDQMYINGKKMAQPFLNNSYKKKHTDPRNPYTNNFNIGSWISTKRKHVPQGHYFVMGDHRDVSSDSRRFGFVKRSEIIGQVKLRYWPFNQIQGF
- a CDS encoding cupin domain-containing protein — translated: MKNEEVKQGIIFPFGQENVAYAEDFIGKSYLASLVNDPELNVGVSNVTFEPGCRNNWHQHHEGFQILLITGGEGWYQEFGQPARLLHPGDVVVVHNDVKHWHGATKDSWFSHLAITAGTPVWLEPVADEEYEKVEQGAE
- a CDS encoding MerR family transcriptional regulator, giving the protein MVQEYKISEFSHLVGLSPYTLRYYERENLIIPHRYDNGQRYYTDHDIRWVGFLLHLKGCGMSMNEIKEYVTLRSQGDETIPQRQALLQKVKANSLSKIAEMQFHLKILSHKIDWYDGKLNNHDEGDFAAYLSRFEEEDKNEK